The genomic region TCCACGCCTTCCACGCGCTTCCCGCGGCCGAGCCGGAAGAGGAGGCCGCCCTCTCGCCGGACGCCTACGGGAAACTTCTGCGGGTGCTATTGCGTCATGACCGCTTCTTCTCGCGCTGCCGTGAGCTGGGCGCTGTGAAGAGCTGCGCGGCGCTTTTCTCCGATCCATCGGCGGCCGGGTTCATCTACCTGCACGAAAGCGCCGGGGTGCAGTGGTTCAACAAGGAGCGCTTCGAGCTCCTGCTCGACTGGTTCCTAAAGCTGGACGAGGATCTCGCGCTGCACGGGCTGCTCAAGGAGAGCGCCGCGGCGTCAGGGTACCGGCTCGATGAGCTAATTAAATTGTTGGGCTCCACTTCCTGATTTTTCGGATTGACCTGATAAAATCTAAGGCTGGCGCTGGATCATCGCGGGGCGTCCTATCTAACGGGGATATCAACGCGGAGGGGGAAACCATGGCGGTCATCAGTACCCAGTTGCAGGACAATATCGGGACCATCACGTTCAACGATCCGGACCACAGAAACGTCTTGAGCGGGACGCTGATCAGCGAAATGCTGCAGTCGATCGGCGCGCTGCAGAAGGGGAAGATGCGGGTGCTGGTGATCCGGGCGCCCAAGGGGTCCAAGGTCTGGTCGGCAGGGCACGACGTGCACGAGCTGCCCATGCCCGGCCGCGACCCGCTTTCGTACCACGACCCGCTGGTCACAGTCTTGAGGTCGATCCAGTCCCTCCCCATACCGGTGATCGCCATGATAGAGGGAAGCGTCTGGGGAGGGGCCTGTGACCTGGCCCTTTCCTGCGACATCCTGATCGGTTGCCACAGTTCCACCTTCTGCATGACACCGGCAAAGATCGGGGTTCCCTACAACGTCTCGGGGATCCTGCACTTCATGAACATCATGGGGGTCAACTTCGCCAAGGAGATGTTCTTCACCGCCGAGCCGCTCTCTGCGGAGGAGGCGGTTCGGGCGGGGCTTTTGAACCATCTCGTGGAGAGCGAACAGCTCGAGGAATTCACCTATGCCATGGCCGGCAAGATCACCAGGAACAGCCCGCTCAGCATCGGGGTGATCAAGGAGCAGATCCGGCTCTTGGCGAGCGCCCACCCGCTTTCACCGCTCACCTTCGAGAGGGTGCAGGGGCTGCGCCGCACCGTGTACGACAGCAAGGACTACGCGGAGGGGATCAAGGCGTTTTTGGAAAAAAGGACGCCGGTGTTCAGCGGCGAGTAGTCGTGGGCGGCCCCTGTCGTCCAGCGGGTCCAAGGGGCGGACCCACTCGCCCGGTGGGAGATGGGCTGGGGTGAGGGCGGCGCCAAGGCGAGCTGCTCGCCGCACTGGTAACGCAAAAAGGGCCAGGCAGAATCGCCTGGCCCTTTTGTTTTTGGTTTTTTTACGGATAATCCGGATTACTCCTCTTTCTCGAAGTTCCCTTTCTCCTG from Citrifermentans bremense harbors:
- the scpB gene encoding methylmalonyl-CoA decarboxylase, translated to MAVISTQLQDNIGTITFNDPDHRNVLSGTLISEMLQSIGALQKGKMRVLVIRAPKGSKVWSAGHDVHELPMPGRDPLSYHDPLVTVLRSIQSLPIPVIAMIEGSVWGGACDLALSCDILIGCHSSTFCMTPAKIGVPYNVSGILHFMNIMGVNFAKEMFFTAEPLSAEEAVRAGLLNHLVESEQLEEFTYAMAGKITRNSPLSIGVIKEQIRLLASAHPLSPLTFERVQGLRRTVYDSKDYAEGIKAFLEKRTPVFSGE